AAGGGAGCCGAAGGAAAGATCAGGCAAGCGCTGCTGGAGATGGATCTGCTGGAAGCAGTCATCGGTCTGGGACCGAACGTCTTCTACGGAACTCAGCTTGCCGCCTGCGTCATGGTCTTCAAGCAAAACAAGGAGCCGGAGAAGAAGCAGAAGGTTCTCTTCATCGATGCTTCAGAGCAGATCCGAGTGGGACGGGCGCAGAACTATCTCGAACCGGAGCACGTGCAGCAGATCTTCACTTGGTACCGGAACTACGCTGATGTTGAGAATTACGTCAAGGTCGCCAGCAGGGATGACCTGAAGGAGAACGACTTCAATCTCAATATCCCGCTTTACGTTGAGAAGATTATCGAGGATGACCTACCGAGTGTCGAAGATGCCATGGCTGATCTGAAGCGGGCATGGCAGGAAAGCCTAGCGGCGGAAGAGAAGTTCAAAAAAGTGCTTGAGAGGTTTATGTGATGAGCAAAAAAGATTTAACTGTATCGGCTGTAGACCGGCAGAATATTCTCAACAACCCTTACGCTCTTCAAGAAATTGAAAAAGCCGCGCATATCAAGGGAATTCCTTTTGAGGGCCGATCCGTTGTGCTCAAGGAACAGGTGGCGGAATTCTTTGAGGTTACGTCGCGTACAATCGATAATTACATCGAGAAAAATGGGGAAGAACTGCGCCAAAACGGTTATGAGGTTTTGCGCGGTAAGCGCTTGAAAGAACTGAAGTTATCCATTTCAGAACATTTTGGTGGCGAAATAGATTTCGTTACCAAAACGACTGTGCTGGGCGTATTTGATTTTAGGGCGTTTTTAAATCTGGCGATGCTGATGACGGAGAGTGAGCAGGCGCGTTTGATGCGCCAGGCAATTTTAGACATAGTCCTCGACACCATCAACCAGCGCACCGGCGGTGGAACCAAGTATATCAACCAGCGCGATGAAGAATTTCTGGTCTCCTATTTTGAAGAGGAAAACTACCGCAAGGAATTTACCGATGCCCTGCGCGACTGCGTCGATATGGGCAATTTCAAATATCCGCGCTACACGGATAAGATTTATGTAAGCATCTTCAACGAAAACGCACAGGAATATCGAAAGATACTTCGACTGCACGAAAAAGAAAAAGTACGCGATACCTTCTATTCAGAGATTCTCGATCTGGTGT
The DNA window shown above is from Desulfuromonas sp. and carries:
- a CDS encoding DNA-binding protein, which encodes MSKKDLTVSAVDRQNILNNPYALQEIEKAAHIKGIPFEGRSVVLKEQVAEFFEVTSRTIDNYIEKNGEELRQNGYEVLRGKRLKELKLSISEHFGGEIDFVTKTTVLGVFDFRAFLNLAMLMTESEQARLMRQAILDIVLDTINQRTGGGTKYINQRDEEFLVSYFEEENYRKEFTDALRDCVDMGNFKYPRYTDKIYVSIFNENAQEYRKILRLHEKEKVRDTFYSEILDLVSSYEYGFGQEIRAAFEKKGRKLSSWEVDALFDAFEKLPLWRPMVEKARNKMASRDLAFRDALHHQLKEYITPVQREEFERFLGEKSKELAERLEDAKDVMKRLKERS